AGAGAAACTGTATAATTGCGAGATTTGTAATAAAGCGTTTTCTCTAAAGAGcaatttaaagagacatttattGACGCATACAAAAGAGAAACTGTATCCTTGCGACATTTGCAATGAAGCATTTTCTCGAATGGACGGTTTAAAGAGACATTTACTGATACATACAGGTGAGAAACAATATCCTTGTGAGATTTGCAATGACGCGTTTTTTCGAAAAGATGACTTAAAGACACATTTACTGAaacatacgaaagagaaaccgtattcTTGCGAGATTTGTAATAAAGCGTTTTCtctaaagaacaatttaaagagacatttattGATGCACACAAAAGAGAAACTGTATAATTGCGAGATTTGTAATAAAGCGTTTTCTCAGAAGGttcatttaaagaaacatttactgTCACATACGAGAGAGAAACAGTATGTCTGTAGTAtttgcaataaagcgttttctcagAAGTATTTTTTGGAGAATCATTTACTAACACATACAGGTGAAAAACCGTATCCTTGTGAGATTTGCAATGACGCGTTTTTTCGAAAAGATGGCTTAAAGACACATCTACTGaagcatacgaaagagaaaccgtattcTTGCGAGATTTGTAATAAAGCGTTTTCTCAGAAGATTCGTTTAAAGAGACATTTACTACCACATACGAAGAAGAAACCGTATTCTTGCGAGATTTGTAATAAAGCGTTTTTTCAGAAGGttcatttaaagaaacatttactgTCACATACGAGAGAGAAACAGTATGTCTGTAGTAtttgcaataaagcgttttctcagaaatattatttagagaATCATTTACTAACACATACAGGAGAGAAACCATATAGCTGCGATAtttgcaataaagcgttttctcgAAAGAGCAACTTAAAGACACATTTACTAACACATACGGGAGAGACACCGTATGTGTGTGATTTATGCAGTAAAGCGTATTCTAAAAAGGCCAacttaaacaaacatttaatgaCTCATACTAAAGAAAAACCGCATGCTTGTGACTTATGAAATGACGTGTATTCTCTATAagcaagttgaaaaaaaaaaaaaaaacatttattgacttaTGCGAAAGAAAGGCCTTTTTTTCGTGATGGGTGTCATACGCTATTTTCTGATCGAAACAATTTAAACAGATATTTCGTGGCACATACGAACAAGAAACGTATGCCTGCGATAAGTGCTACAAGGTATTTTCTTATCAGACTACTTTAAAGAGACATTTACTACAAAATAGTAGACACAACAAATAGACTTAAAATGTATCTGTGTATTGTGTTTATTAGAGGTTTTTCTCTCGCATATTGAATGTATAAGTTtttgaaatctgtaaaataaCTCGAActgattctttttattcatatggAAGAGAAAACTCATGCTTGCACCtaaacaataaagtattttttgagcaaaggaattaaaaaaaaaactgaaaaatcaagtaaaaaaaatcatgcttttatgATTTATGTAATAGACAATGAGTTGAGCATGTCTATACatgtgacatttttatttaaaccttttcttaaaaatctgtttaaaaaaacatttttcgattGATACGAAAGAGAAGCCATAAAATTGTGACTCGTATTAAAACATCTTCTgcggaaagaaaagaaatgacatGTTAGGAAGAGGAATCgtaagatttttttccctctcttttctGAAGAAGGATTTGAAGAGTGCATTTTACTACAGTACTGTAAGAAGTTACGTGTTTGTGAATTCAACAGTAAGATAATATGACTTTCCTGTACAGGACATTTCCGTACCGATCATAAAACTATCAGAAGTAATTCCTATCAGTAACAGAAACAACCCGATTACAATTGTTTAAATGTTGTCTACAAGACTGAAATctgattattattacatttttggaTAATGACATGGCTTTTAATAGAGTCTCAATATTTTCCACAATGTGTTTTATGAGggagtaattatatttttagtcaatttatagaaaaatgtatgaaaataaaatcaagaataaatatttttataataagaaattgtaCCTCTGTTGAAACAGTAATCATATCTTCTGTATTTTGGATAACTAATATCTAAACTAACAAATTGTTACATGATTGAAATATAACAACTTTTATTAATCGGAAGCTACTAAGTTTGGCCACATTTCATCCCCATTTGTTTAATTCAATACCTtcgaacacaaaaataaattatgtttttttatagtcgcttaaaaaaaaatgtcttttcttaaGCTTCAAGTACATTTAAGTCAGGTTAAGGTTGTTGAAATGGCTTGTGAGGAAACGATACTTGctaaaggaatatttttgtaacactataaatactttatagggAGTCGAAATTACGGAAGCTATACTTCTATCAGGTGGCGTGTTATATCAACGTCAAAACTACTCCTTtaggtataaattatttatcggtTATATAACTTCTCATTATGTATATGAAATGTAGTAATCATCTAGGCATTGCAATCTCCTTATCGGCTAGTATAAAATCCGGTAATATAAATTAAACCTCCTCTAACATCTCTAAGAAACTACACTGCTTTCAAGCAAATTTTCATTACATAGACATGTAATTCAATACACATAAGTACATACAGACTTATAAGTATATGCAGACATAAGTAATACATTCATAATAAGTATATACagatatataatacatataagtTTACTGattaaatagtattttgattgaaatatatcctaattttaagtacaattctttaatacaattttaattatctatttaaaaattaatgtgaaaagtcgtatttcaataaaatcagttttaaaatacacTGTAAAGcaaaatgtatgttttttcaATATCCCCCAGTATTGTCAGCTGTTTTATCATTTTccccagattttttaaaaatctttttttaatttttaacttaagatatatttttttcattgtttgtcTTGACTAATCAATCTTTTATTAAGATCTTTCGTCCATTGAGCTACGAcatatttaaattctcttttgtAAATCAACTTAAATATGCATGTTAACTGACCTGAATATACTTTCGGCGATTGATATTTGTCATGAGCATCCTTtatatactttttcatatatttattgttaaaaattgtaacatcaatgGAAAATCAAGACAATATTGTGTTACAAAATTGCCTAAATTTAtagctaaatttttaaagaaaaaggagatcttggaaaatgttgcaaaatattaatcGATATTTTGCAAATGTTACTAATTATAAATAAGCATTAGATGTTTCGAAAGcttaataaaaatggagaaaatgcctttatttttttttccatattttttaatttagttctcTTTAAATGCTTCGAATTTCAGTTGCAACTGTCGTAAAATAAAACGCAAAcaattttaagaactgaaataatagtttttgaaataaattacaaaaaggaatttttttaatcagataggaaactgaaaatttttcgcttaaaattatgaatgctatttcataattttttttaaatcttggagcttttttcttatacataaaatTGAATCTATGTCTATCTTTGCGCCTCTttgaacattttacaaaatagacTGTTGGACGAagatttactaaatttatatagataCAATTTGGTGGGAAACGTGTGAAGTTCGGAGCagattttttgagttttaatttttttttaaatcgagcCAAAATTTGTCTTTagtataactcaaaaatattaacttcaaaaataaagtttattttaaccATCTTGTCTTAAAATACaagcattttattgttttatgtgtttttaatctgttaaataaaatctgtatatCATGCACGTTTTTTTTAAGTGAAGATCTTCCGCTTGTATTTAtgtatgaaaagataaagttttcatatacAGGATGAGTTTGATCAATTCTGACATAACACTGAATTTGCATACTTTCTATTTatccataattctttttttttttttttttttgacgaaattttttagaatgtgtttcaatgaataataattttcgtgATATATTGCTAACGAAAAGCTTAATTTCACCTGAAATAAAACACTTATATGATTTATGTTGGTCTCATTCTTCAGCCGATGGTGTTgacaagttttaaataaatttgacaaattgtagcttgtattttttttttcggaattctgaattaaaatcgAATTTCTTCGTTTCCGATTTCAATACTCTAAgagaaattcattcataaatcGATCATTCAGCAGAACAAATAAATGATCAAAGAACGGGTTAAAAGCAGCTCTCCTAAAATATGTTCCAGTTGTGTCATGTGGTAGATTGctctttaatgtttctttttttaaattattcgagGTATTTTAATCGAAATCTCTTCTTTACCgcctctataatttttttttctgccctctatatttaaaaaaaaaaaaattccattgacaGTATAATAATAGGAtcatgttataattaaaaaaaaaaatctcaagcaAAACGCACCACTActtcttttaagaaatatctatttaaaatcaaattaaaaaacaaccaTCCACTTTCCTTCCGCCACACAAGCTCTATTcaatcatatcttttaaaaataaaataaaaaagacggggacagcctggttggtagagtgtcggattcgcgtcccttaggttgcgagttcgaaccacggcggccgaagattctccgcttgcttggtggctgacgcgcgttaaatctgtcgtgatcacaaagtcctccatatcgagactaataccactgggggtactggatcaggggtggtcgttctctgattcaggtctaaattacgatctgtgtatgaaatgcgtgaatgaagtccgctccgtagaaagggttgtgacgtgtgtgtagctaagtcgttctcttggtcctagatggcgctactatagaaacaagaggcgctccccctcaggccgAAATCGGCGTttttcgaacagcgggcttgtccatggcaagtgccataagaaacaacaaaataaagcgcgcatacacacacaaaaacaatGACGGCGGCGAATCTCGCCAATCGTTTCGCAGACGGCGCCACTAGCAGCCAAACATCACACCTTTCCTCCAAGATATTGATTGAtctcaatttaattattatctgaaCGAACATTTTGTCCACCATTGAGACAAGCTGCCGAATCGTTACAATACAAATAtacttcatataaatttaatatcaagtgaaaaaaaattaagaatgaaaaagaattacaataaaaCTTTCATACATAtgcttaaattataaatgaaaatgctaTTTACATTCTTTAGTAGAAACGGATAATCTAGACAACGCATCTGTATTCACAAGTTTGCTTCCCGGCCAATGCTCTATATCTAGGTGATACCTCTGCACGGTGAGAGTCCATCGTTGTAACTTCGACGATTGCGGGCGTTATTAACGATGTAAGTAAAGGATTATGGTCACTGATGATACTTATAGATGCTCTAAAAATCCATAGTTCGGATTTCTTCAAGGTCCATACTATTGCGTAAACCCCCCTCTCTATCTTTGGCCATTGTGTTTGCGATTGAGTCAATTTCTGGCTCGCAAAGCAGGTGGGATATCGCTTTCCGTTGTAGCTCTGTGATAAATATGCTCCAATGCCTTTTTGAGATGCATCGGTATGGATAAGGAAAGGCTGCTCCAAGCATGGTGCATGAAGTTCTGTAGTTTTGGACAATTTATCTTTCAGTTCTCGAAAGGATTCTCGGTACTCTTCTATGGAGTCAAAAACTTCCAATGATCTTTTCTTCGTTAATTCTAAGAAGGGATGAGCAGTTTTACTGTAAGTTGggatataatctttttaatagtTCAGCAATCCAAGCGCTTTCTTAAGCTGGATTTTTATTCTTGGTACTTCTAACTAGTTTATTGCTCTTGTTTTTTGCAGATCCGATTGATGCTCCCCAGAGTCTATTATGTGTCCGCGATATTTGATTTGAGCTCTCGcaaatgaatatttcttcaaatttacagAGAAACCAAACTcatctaattttgtaaatatgccATCCAGATGTTGTAGATGAGTTTCAAAGTCAAGAGAACATATTGCGATATCATGGATTTAAGCCCTTGCAAATTCACtacattcttttgaaatattatttatgactCTTTGAAATGggaaagcagaatttttaaatcggaaagttaaaactttaaaaagcgATATTGAACTCTATGAGTTTCAAACAATGTACATACTTTACACTACTCTTCCTTTGGGATAGTCCAGTATCCCTTTAACCGATCCAAACTAGTGATGTTCGCTTTACCTATGCTATACTTTAAAACAACAGCATTTTCAATAGGAAAATCATGTGATTTTGTAACAGCATTTAGAGCTCAGTAGTCTACACAAAGTCTCAAACTCCCATCTTTCTTGCTAACTCAGACCACTGGATGAGCTTTGTCGGCATCACTCTTCTATTAATCCTGCTTCCAATAATTCTTCCACCTAttcataaacttttttctttaaagaatccAGTGTTTTATAAATGCATGGCTTCTTCCGTTCCATATTTGGTGAAAAGCGAATTTTATGTCcttcaatttttgcttttttgagttTTCCGGTAAATAATCCTTGATGTTTTTTAATACACGCTTGTTTCTTTTTCTCTGTATTTCATTTAGATGAACCAATTCCATCTTATTCATCTCATTTTTCTTCAAAGGCGTAGAAGAATCTTTCTAAGGAACTGTTATAATCCTTTCGAATAATTCCTTATCCTCAAAAATAATTCACACAGCATTGACTCTTCTCTGGAATTTCTGATTTTGTTCACACGGACTTCTTCCTTCAGACAATTTGACTATGTAGGAATGTGGCGGAACGACTGACTATTTTACCCTGTCGAGTCCACCGAGCACACAATTTGTTGCTCGAGTCCGTAGGATTGTTGTCTCTTGTCCGCAAAATATTTTCACCAGTTCAGCAACTTCCtccatttaattttcagttactaTAGGTATTCTACCACAGATTTGCTCAGATTCGTAGGTAAAGAATTCTCTTCAAACCAAGTTGATTTTAGCACTGCCAACGGACTTTTTGCCTGTCTTCCATACATTAGCTGGAATGGCCAAACTCCAGTAGTGCATTTTGGAGTCTCATGGTAAGCGAATAGAAGTAATGGAATGTGCTGAACCCAATTTGATGGATCTGTTCTTATCACATGATGTAACATCTGTTTGAAAACCTTGTATCTTTCAACCAAACTGTTACTAACTGGATATCCAGGACACGAAAACTTGGGATGATATCTCAATCTTTTCTGGAATTCTTAGGGGAGTTTAGATATAAAATTGGTTCCCTGGCCACTAGCAATAATATTCGAAATGCCGGCtttcacaaaaatttctaataaggCATCAAACGCAGATTTTGCTGTAAACTTCTCAATAGTGCTGCTTCATGCCATTGGGAATGTTGGTCCCTTaaacataatacatatttaaattttcctcctGAAGTAGGTTCAATAGGTCCAATTATGTCAATATTTACCACTTGAAATGGTAATTCCAGTCTTAATACAGATGTTATCGGGATTCTATCTGCTTTCTTCTCGGGATTTCGCAACTAACAATCTTTAAAcgttttacagaaattttccaCATCGTATGATAGACCACTctagaaaattgaataaagaatCCTCGGTTTCGTTTTTCACATTcgcatatacatatacatatatatatatatatatatatatatatatatatatatatatatatatatatatatatatatatatatatatatatatatatatatatatatatatatatataggtttcaCGAATCACTAcgattttagaacgcacatttaattacatttaggacggaCAATTACATTAACATAGAGGAAGTTAACATTAAacagatttcgtcgaatacgtcgcagGATTAATTCACATGTTACGTCGCGTCTTTCGTTCAGAGACCTGTCTCGTCTTACACATCTTGACTTTCGTTCAGACCCGTCTTAATTGTACTCCGTCTAACAAGCATCAACACCTGTTGGCCGGCAGATGGCGCTCGTCATCAGGCGTtcgtcactacattcggcgatcctgacgtctctttcgtcctcgaaagttaaatcaaagtagaaaaatctgaaagaataaaaaaaaaaaaaaaaaaaaaaaaaaaaaaacaatatctgaataaaccaataaacatttttttttttagtctgaagaccatgctttcatgaaatcagctgctgtggaagttgtatttggtccgtcATGACATTCAATTTTTTCCACGTCATAGCGATCCTTGACAATCCGATACGGTCCATGAAACTTTGATCTTAGTTTGAGTCCAGTTCCAAACTGCGTCCTTTGTATGGCCACTAATTCACCAAGCTTGTAGATGCGCGccacttttcttcgtttgttgaaacttttgcgattctcttcttgcatcttcaaaatgttttcccttgcttcttctctcatattatttcgatcttccatcattgcttttgtgtattcttcttccaatatttcctttaaatgtaaatcagttgtatcttttaatttaactCTAGTTAAAGGCTGAAACGGGGTAAACTTTGTACTCCTCGAAAcagtactattgattattttctgcACTGATGCAGcatgtttataccatttggtaGGGTCTGTTATCGAGAGTTTTGATaaaatggttattaaaattttatgcattatttcaatttgcccatttccgcgaggaattccagtgctaattttgaaatgttcaatattttcatcctgacagtatgtttcaaattcttttgagttaaaagctgaacctctgtctgttattattctcgtcggatttccaaaagtagattgttgaagcttaagtttagttattgcatccTGAGTAGATGTTGATTTGACCGGATAAaaccagacaaattttgtaaaagcgtcgactattgaaaaaatatgatgatagtttttatttgtagaaggcatagggccaatgaaatcgatgtgatatgtacttaaaggcaaattttcttttgggatgggGTTAAGGAAAGCTTCACCTTTCCCAtgtttcttattacaaagaatacactccACGCAATTGGGAACCACACTTTCTATTTTCGACCTTtactttggtatgtaaaattcttgcttttaaatttcttccgtcttagcCACAGCGTAATGTCCTTGATTGtgaatttttcgaataatttctctttgtaatgcttctgggactatgagcaattctctaccattatcgtatttgtataaaactccatttctcacaatgtgttcaccgtcttcttgcttatctatcaaagcttttaatttcttaaggaattcgtcctgattttgagcattggctattttagtggtcacttcactatatgaacgagtaacaacaagtactgcttttcgactaagagaatctacgtgtgccatttgttttcctgatctgtgaacaatttggtaatcaaattcctctaactgtaaagcccatcttgcaacttttggtttaagatctcttttactcatagtttgttgaaaagcggaacaatcagtcacaattttaaacttagaacccagtaaataatgtctaaattttttcaaCGCTTCGATTacagccaaaacttctaattcatagctactatatttttcgtgttgtggagatgtttttcgactaaaataatgaataggataaaacttattgtcggttcCCTGTTGCAGCTGCTCCGAATCCCTTACTGCTAGCATCTGTATGGagttctaaaactgatccctgtTGATAGATATGCAAAACTAGCtcctgagttaaaatatctttatgtttttgaaaagcttccttttgttcagattcaaacttaaatgcattgtcttttcttagtagatcactaagcggttttgcgatttttgaatagtggggtatAAATTTCCGGAAATAACTAGTAAGGCCTGAAAAGCTTTGTAtttgtttaacagtttgtggttgtggaaaCTTTTCTACAGCTACCATTTTACATACAGAGGGTTGTATAGTTccgttttggattctatagcctaaaacttctatttgtggttttaaaaactgacacttcttaaaattaaactccaaaccgtactctgATCCAACCTGTAGAACACATAGAAAGgctagaaaagtaatttttctagcccttcttcctcggttttggatggtataataatatcgtccatataaatcagtacagttccGTCTAGCATCAAATTCCTGAATATTACATTAATGTAGcgctgaaatacactcggactatTGAAAAGCCcaaatggtactttaagaaattcccactagccatgatgtgttacaaaagacgtaaattttgtgctatctttctctacgtctacatgaaaaaatccgtttttcaagtccaaagtagtaaatatttttgattgctcaagtttgtcaagcaaatcttctatgagaggtaaagggtaccgatctttaatcatctttttatttagcttacgaaaatcaatgcataacctataactATCATCCTTCTTCTTGCATAAAACCACAGGGGAAGAATAATTTGAACAACTGGGTTTTATTAAGCCTTCCTGTATccatttatcaatctgagtttcaacgaatttttgttctttaagaggcagccttcgagggttatgactaatcggaatatcatcgctcaatattattttcatttgcaactccgtactttttgttttgtttggcgaatacttttttaaaagacgatttatttcctgtctcaaggttttttttttttacatgactcatgtcgatttcatcatagtttatcgaatccgctaaatgaatgaagtatgagagaggatgtgtatttattttattgcaagtctcagcaaaaataggtgcctATCTGTCTCTTTTCAGCTCCGAGAAACGTAGTGATACGACTCGCTTGACTCGCTTCTCACCATccgggtgtaatttatttgggctGTTTTCCCATGAATGATAATTTGGTTTTCTCGGAATGAAAAGCTCAGATTATTTAATACGTCTATGCCGATGATTATTTCGTTCGGCGTTATTTCTAACACATGCACATTatttgatattacatattcatcaattaatatagcttcatcaattaatatatcacaataaaaaaaccTAGAGGAGTAATGCTATCTCCACTTATACCAGTTGATTTCACGTcgttaaattaggtttaccaattttcaaataaaaatcataattaatcatagtaatatcacttccagtatcaattaatgcatcacaatttacaccatttatttcaacatttttactaagcttatttacagtttttggacAGTTACGAATATAcactttattagagagagacactttaaaatctctttgcgggcaGATACTGACTTTGTGTCCTTTGTgacattggaaacatttcaatcctttgtttttaaacttgcaattaattgatttatgACCAGCCTCattgcaattaaaacatttattattactcttgttatagtaattatcatcaatataattcttttgagcacgaacgaacggcaatggtgaatttttagcttctttcgcgatatcaaatttacttctgttttcggaaacatgccaatttctgtttgtttcctttttaaggtgacttcgtgcagcttcatattcgtccagtttattaaccaaatcttctactttctttattttgggcaaatcgtcgagaaaatgatcgcgtacgtcatttggtattttactctttaactggtcaacgaccattagctgctttaaatcttcaaaatcggttatttctaaacaatttatccattcctcaaaaaagATATTCAGTTCAAAATCGAAATCCCGCCATGAAGAAGAAGAATCTCATTTGTGAGTAAAAAACTTCTGCCTGAGTtgttcggaagttaatttaaatcttttaagcaacagttttttttatgtaatcatggtcattagctgatggatcaggctcgcgagcaattaaattgactatatccaatggtaataacccgagtaaataagaaatccagttttcttttgcaatgttagctctacttatttgtttctcaaataacgaaaggtaaacacttatgtctccgctattatcataattctttagcaattttaatatatcagtcttaggcatatctgatacagttaaagtattttctctactttttaactcaagttctaactttttcaaattatattcacgCTCATTCATTTCGGCTTCGGCGTTTTCGgcatctaacctttcgcgctcctAAGTGAcagttaaaagtaagttttttacgaACTCTTCGTCATAGTCTTTCGATTCTGTTACCTttgtaactaactgtcgcactttggcatcctgtggtgccgttagttctaattcgtctactaaagttagtaagtcgctctttcgtgctcatgtaagaaatgccatacttgagaataaatcaaaattgtacacacaatttcttcaacgtcgatccacactgcgtcTGTCCACAAGGAGCtggtatccaaaaggtttattgtagcacgtcaaattgctctacgtcaaatttcactcctgtttggctcttctTTCGTCTATGTACCGGTATTCATTAAAATCCGGGCCGAACCCCCATATTTGTAGAATTCAGGAATCACTACTATTtcagaacgcacatttaattacatttaggacggaCAATTACATTAACATAGAGGAAGTTAACATTAAACAGATTTTGCCGAATACGTCGCAGGATTAATTCACATGTTACGTCGCGTCTTTCGTTCAGAGACCCGTCTAGTCTCACACGTCTTGACTTTCGTTCAGATTCGTCTCATCTGTACTCCGTCTAGCAAGCATCAACACCTGTTGGCCAGCAGATGGCGCACGTTATCAGGCGttcgtcactacatatatatataatatatatatatatatatatatatatatatatatatatatatatatatatatatatatatatatatatatatatatatatataagaaccaTTTTTTCCCCTGTCGTATGGAAATATGTGATGTAATTTCATTTCCCAACAAGTGAAACAATTTATCCGcaattaattataagttttaagtAAAAAGTATCATTGCCTGAAAATCTTTTACTTCCCTCAATTTGCAATAATATTCCCATATAGATGTCAATCTGGATGATAACTGCATTGAATTTCTCCCtagttactcttttttttttttcagacaagcCTGAAGTGTTGGTGCGAATTCTTTTAGAATTAGAGTTTTCTTTTTAACGTAAtccttcaaattttaatgaatgtagaCTAGCACATTCGAATCTTTGTCACCAAGTATTCTAAACAGATTTCCACTTGAAATTTTTCTGGAACTTTTTATGTCTAAAAGATAATTCaatggaattgaaaaatatatttcaagactGTGTCTTTTATGGTACAGGGATTGTCAAAACTTCCACTCCTTCAATAAGTTTATCGGgggacatttcatttttatctctgTTGCGATCACTACAGCTCGCGTTTCTTTATTTGCGTTTTCTTTATTCCGTAATCTTTCCAGTTCCACTTCGTATTGTAATTCCGCAGTTTTTCTCCTATGATGTTCTTCTGCAGGTTTTCGATTTTTTCTTCTTGTCTTCTATTTTGCACTGtcgaaatcaaataatttctaataaactcttcattttttttttatattcttcgctttcaattagtttatattttaggTGAACTAACTTCACGTCAATCATCGCTGTTTCTCCAATTTCATTCAGTACAAGCACTAAATCTTCCTTTCTAacgttct
The window above is part of the Argiope bruennichi chromosome 7, qqArgBrue1.1, whole genome shotgun sequence genome. Proteins encoded here:
- the LOC129976757 gene encoding zinc finger protein 569-like gives rise to the protein MCTNQKPYTCDTCSMTFFEMGTLRKHLLTHTKVKSYHCEMCNNAFSQKAYLKSHLLIHTKQKLYPCEICNKAFSRMYGLKRHLRIHTGEKPYPCEICNDAFFRKDDLKTHLLKHTKEKPYCCEICNKAFSLKSSLKGHLLTHTKEKLYNCEICNKAFSLKSNLKRHLLTHTKEKLYPCDICNEAFSRMDGLKRHLLIHTGEKQYPCEICNDAFFRKDDLKTHLLKHTKEKPYSCEICNKAFSLKNNLKRHLLMHTKEKLYNCEICNKAFSQKVHLKKHLLSHTREKQYVCSICNKAFSQKYFLENHLLTHTGEKPYPCEICNDAFFRKDGLKTHLLKHTKEKPYSCEICNKAFSQKIRLKRHLLPHTKKKPYSCEICNKAFFQKVHLKKHLLSHTREKQYVCSICNKAFSQKYYLENHLLTHTGEKPYSCDICNKAFSRKSNLKTHLLTHTGETPYVCDLCSKAYSKKANLNKHLMTHTKEKPHACDL